Part of the Kordiimonas pumila genome is shown below.
TGCCGTAACAGACGTCAGTGTTGCCCAGTCAAAATTATAATTGATCGTGCCACTATATAGGTCAGTTTTAATGTTTTGCACATCGTCCGGGTTGCCGGTTGTTCTGAAATCACCATAAATAGCATTATAGTCCGCATCAAGTTGAGACATCCCAGGCCCAGCCCACTCTGTCGACTGGTGCGTATAATTCAAGCGTACTTCAAGGCTGTCTGTCAGCATCCACAGCACATCGGCTGAATACCCATATCTTTCGTAGTTATCGCCGTTTTCCTTGATTACATCACCTGTTGCTAGGTCAATGAAATCATAAAGGCCGCCATCATCCTGATAAAAACCAGATAGAGTTATACCCAGCTTGCTGCTCACAATAGGCGTGCTGACACGGGCGCTATATAATTGGTTTGTGCCACCGTCCTTCGTGGTCGACAAATTAGCTGAGGCATCCCCCCTAAACTGCTCCAGCTCTGGTTTGCGCAGAATATATTTCACGGCACCACCAAGAGAAGTGGAGCCGTAAAGCGTACCTTGCGGACCCTTAAGAAGTTCCACACGCTCCACATCCTGTAAAGACGCATCAATGAAAAATTCGGTGCTCAGATTACTGTTAACTGGCACATCATCCATATAAACACCCACAACAGGGGAATGGGAAAACTGCCCAACACCACGCGCCGTCAGCGTGCCAAGGCCCGGGGGCAAGCCCTCGTTATTCGTGCTAAGGCCCGGTGTGTAAGCCAAAATATCGCTCAGGGACACTAAGCCCTTATTTTTAAAATCATCTGGGTTTGCAACAGAAATGGCAAGGGGCACATCTTGCAGGTTTTGTGCGCGCCGGTTGGCTGTTACAACAATATCCTCAAGAACGAAACCTCCAGCGTTCTCTGCCATTTCATCTTCATTGGCGACAGCAAGATTAGCCTTATAGTTTTCCCCGTATGAAATGGTGCGATAGCCCGCTGATGTTTTCTGGTACGAAGCACCCTTTTCAGATTTTGGCACAATCACATATGTGGTCTCATCCACCTTCTGAAACTTCAGGTTGGTATTCTTTAAAAGCTGGCCAAGCGCTGTGATTGAATCCAGATTACCAGACACGCCCCCCGCGGTTATGTCAGAAACCTGCTCTGGCGCATAAAGAAGCTGTATTTGTGTGATCTCCGACAGTTCTGTAAGCGCCTCGGTGAGGCTTTGTGCCTTTATGTCAATTGTATAAACGCGCGCATCCTGTGCGTAGGATGACATGGTTGATACGGCCATAAGCGCGAGTGCTGCTGTAGAATTTTTCAAACCAAACATATGGTTATCCCCTGTGTTTTATTTCCTCTGAGGTTCCGCAATCTGGTTATCCGCTTCACGTCTTATTCTAACTTATTGTGTATGATTACACCTATGACGCAGCGCCGAAGATCAGCAAGTGCCAATTTCTATCGCCTATACTCCATCAGAACCCGACCTAAAAACACAAGGACACCAAAAATCCCCTACCTTTTTT
Proteins encoded:
- a CDS encoding TonB-dependent receptor domain-containing protein, whose protein sequence is MFGLKNSTAALALMAVSTMSSYAQDARVYTIDIKAQSLTEALTELSEITQIQLLYAPEQVSDITAGGVSGNLDSITALGQLLKNTNLKFQKVDETTYVIVPKSEKGASYQKTSAGYRTISYGENYKANLAVANEDEMAENAGGFVLEDIVVTANRRAQNLQDVPLAISVANPDDFKNKGLVSLSDILAYTPGLSTNNEGLPPGLGTLTARGVGQFSHSPVVGVYMDDVPVNSNLSTEFFIDASLQDVERVELLKGPQGTLYGSTSLGGAVKYILRKPELEQFRGDASANLSTTKDGGTNQLYSARVSTPIVSSKLGITLSGFYQDDGGLYDFIDLATGDVIKENGDNYERYGYSADVLWMLTDSLEVRLNYTHQSTEWAGPGMSQLDADYNAIYGDFRTTGNPDDVQNIKTDLYSGTINYNFDWATLTSVTAYLKSPKLFLVDQNSAGVLAFINSLDGHPTGTDTGFPTETTTGYKKFVQELRLTSETTGNWEWLFGLYYTDEEAPTRALGISAPSDWVVFDTNTVDSYKEYAVFGNIKYYFTPDIDLTIGGRLSRQNVGIDTTVTGHPALVGAGGVSNVEIKDTADTWSFAFSYRPSEALSLYARAASGFRPARTNPPGAPITSPDVKSDSLWSYEVGAKGYVANGLISYDAAVWYINWNKFQTLVPIFGANYIGNAESGVTAKGFEGTVTVKPFEGFSVLSTLAYTDSKLDNDEPVIFGLKDQRVPGLAKWTASMNARYDFAFSGDMMAHVGGGFRYSSAAAGSFDDGSALSPSFNFPAESYVLADVNAGITFGEKYAVNFYATNLFNNLVYTNTSYEKIFGALGVPARPRTLGMVLSVDF